One Alteromonas sp. KC3 DNA segment encodes these proteins:
- a CDS encoding M23 family metallopeptidase, with the protein MKLTITLAGKNKRYRHSISVRTLVSATVLSSIFMLVSSRSTESVSEDIARVRLAQTEVNETQKDVEALKQQTTIKLQALLSHIAELSAQTRLLDEKGKQIATELGMSAADLDAFVPVSIPDNLQDDPLLHEIAKLEQSLDLKSQQLSMLESLVRGHHIYEQSQLSGRPIESGWLSSYYGMRADPFTGKPAMHKGLDFAGKAGENVVATAAGIVTWAGDRYGYGQLVEIDHGDGFVTRYGHNDTLTVSIGDVVTKGQPVAKMGNTGRSTGVHVHYEVIRNGKQVDPLPYVYKK; encoded by the coding sequence ATGAAATTAACGATTACATTAGCAGGCAAAAATAAACGCTACCGACACAGTATTAGTGTCCGTACGCTCGTGAGCGCAACCGTGCTCTCGTCTATTTTTATGTTAGTGTCGAGTCGTTCTACCGAATCGGTATCTGAAGATATCGCTCGCGTGCGTTTAGCGCAAACCGAAGTCAACGAAACACAAAAAGACGTTGAAGCGTTAAAACAACAAACCACAATCAAACTTCAAGCGTTGCTTTCTCACATCGCAGAGCTCTCTGCACAAACCCGTTTGTTAGACGAAAAGGGAAAGCAAATTGCAACAGAATTAGGTATGTCAGCGGCTGACCTGGACGCTTTCGTACCGGTATCGATACCGGATAACCTCCAAGATGATCCTTTACTTCACGAGATAGCCAAGCTCGAACAATCGCTCGATTTAAAGTCTCAGCAATTGTCTATGCTTGAAAGTCTGGTTAGGGGTCACCATATATACGAACAGAGCCAATTATCTGGTCGTCCGATAGAGTCGGGGTGGTTGTCTTCTTATTATGGTATGCGTGCCGATCCCTTTACCGGAAAGCCTGCAATGCACAAAGGCTTGGATTTCGCTGGTAAAGCAGGGGAGAACGTTGTAGCGACTGCCGCAGGCATTGTGACTTGGGCGGGTGATCGTTACGGCTACGGCCAATTAGTAGAGATTGATCACGGTGATGGTTTTGTGACCCGATACGGACACAACGATACCCTTACTGTTTCAATAGGTGATGTGGTTACCAAAGGGCAGCCTGTCGCAAAAATGGGCAATACTGGGCGCTCTACGGGTGTGCATGTCCACTACGAAGTAATAAGAAACGGAAAACAAGTCGATCCTCTACCGTACGTATACAAGAAGTAA
- the lpxC gene encoding UDP-3-O-acyl-N-acetylglucosamine deacetylase has protein sequence MIRQRTIKHPVQETGIGLHKGEKVTMTLRPAPANTGIVFRRVDLEPHVDIPSRANAVGNTMLCTCLNNEDGVTIQTVEHLASALAGLGIDNIIVEVDSNELPIMDGSASPFVFLLQSAGIEELNAPKQFIRIKKPVRVEDGDKWAELVPYDGFRVDFQIDFDHPVISQTRQHMTMDFDSCSYVNEVSRARTFGFMSDLEYMNANNLALGGSMENAVALDEFRVLNPEGLRYDDEFLKHKILDAIGDLYLGGHSLIGELRAYKTGHGLNNKLLNAVLEQKDCWEYVTYDSQETAPIRYAQPVLA, from the coding sequence ATGATTAGACAACGTACAATCAAGCATCCAGTACAAGAGACTGGAATTGGGCTTCATAAAGGGGAAAAGGTCACAATGACTCTCCGACCTGCGCCTGCAAACACGGGAATCGTGTTTAGGCGTGTTGACCTTGAACCTCATGTTGATATCCCTTCGCGTGCAAACGCGGTGGGTAATACCATGCTGTGTACGTGTCTAAACAATGAAGACGGTGTAACAATCCAAACCGTTGAACACTTAGCGTCTGCGTTAGCAGGGCTGGGAATCGACAATATCATTGTTGAAGTAGACAGTAACGAGCTGCCAATTATGGACGGAAGTGCAAGCCCGTTCGTATTCTTACTTCAGTCTGCGGGTATTGAAGAGCTTAATGCACCGAAGCAATTTATCCGTATTAAAAAGCCAGTTCGTGTAGAAGATGGCGACAAGTGGGCTGAATTAGTGCCGTATGATGGCTTCCGCGTAGATTTCCAGATAGATTTTGATCATCCGGTGATCAGTCAGACGCGTCAGCATATGACAATGGATTTTGACTCTTGTTCATATGTTAACGAAGTAAGCCGTGCGCGTACGTTTGGGTTCATGAGCGACTTAGAATATATGAACGCGAACAACCTAGCATTAGGCGGTAGCATGGAAAACGCTGTCGCGCTTGATGAGTTCAGAGTGCTAAATCCTGAAGGCTTGCGCTACGACGATGAGTTTTTGAAGCATAAGATCTTAGACGCTATTGGTGATTTATACCTTGGCGGACATAGTTTGATCGGCGAGCTTCGCGCTTATAAAACAGGTCACGGTCTTAATAATAAGTTGTTGAATGCCGTGCTAGAACAAAAAGACTGTTGGGAATATGTGACGTACGATTCGCAAGAAACTGCGCCAATTCGTTACGCTCAGCCAGTACTCGCATAA
- a CDS encoding MerR family transcriptional regulator, producing the protein MRIGQLAQAIDLPTSTIRFYEQKGLLPPAARTAKGYRQYDTHAIERLKMIKFATSLGFSLDDLPGLFASGEGLDHQQVMVHLRERKQDIDDLMAKLERQKSQMVYLMHRLEELWKAGHCMTACELDGLLEGLNMDNVREV; encoded by the coding sequence ATGCGTATTGGACAACTAGCACAAGCCATTGATTTACCGACAAGTACTATTCGATTTTACGAACAAAAAGGGTTATTGCCTCCTGCAGCGCGCACCGCAAAGGGTTATCGACAATACGATACTCACGCAATTGAGCGATTAAAGATGATCAAGTTTGCCACCAGCCTAGGGTTTTCCCTAGACGATCTACCGGGACTATTTGCCAGTGGTGAAGGCTTGGACCACCAGCAAGTTATGGTGCACTTGCGCGAGCGAAAACAAGATATTGATGACCTTATGGCAAAGCTTGAACGTCAAAAGTCACAGATGGTGTATCTAATGCATCGCCTCGAGGAGTTGTGGAAAGCGGGCCATTGTATGACTGCCTGTGAACTTGATGGCTTACTTGAGGGACTTAATATGGACAATGTGCGAGAGGTCTAA
- a CDS encoding aspartoacylase, whose protein sequence is MIQSIAFVGGTHGNETSGIQLVKNWQKHGLPSRFDALNVSLHIANQAALEANVRFIEEDLNRQFTFAALSENKSTKEAKLAQVLNEKFGPKGESKTDLVVDIHNTTSQMGATLIILQADDFHIQLARYVKQHMPEANILLEDEKPYLEHGYLCTTGKRGVMIEVGGQPQGVLREDVYLLTQTMAEVILAFCVAFNQGTISSDTLPACEVFRLGENISFPLDESGQRTAMIHHALQDTDFEPLLPGMPMFRTFDGHDIVWEGESETYPHFINEAAYFKLDVAFATAQRITL, encoded by the coding sequence ATGATTCAATCAATCGCGTTTGTTGGTGGTACCCACGGTAACGAAACCAGCGGTATTCAGTTAGTTAAAAACTGGCAAAAACATGGACTTCCCTCACGCTTTGATGCCTTAAATGTGTCACTTCACATTGCTAATCAAGCGGCACTAGAGGCTAATGTCCGCTTTATTGAAGAAGACTTAAACAGACAATTTACCTTTGCGGCACTGAGCGAGAACAAGTCGACTAAAGAAGCAAAATTAGCGCAAGTGCTGAATGAAAAATTTGGTCCTAAGGGTGAGTCAAAGACCGACTTGGTTGTAGACATTCACAACACGACAAGTCAAATGGGCGCTACGCTCATCATTCTGCAGGCCGATGACTTTCATATACAGCTAGCTCGCTATGTGAAGCAACATATGCCTGAAGCAAATATCTTGCTTGAAGATGAAAAGCCTTACCTTGAGCACGGCTACCTATGTACTACTGGTAAACGCGGGGTAATGATAGAAGTAGGCGGCCAGCCTCAGGGTGTGCTACGTGAAGACGTATACTTACTCACTCAAACTATGGCTGAAGTGATTCTTGCGTTCTGTGTTGCCTTCAACCAAGGTACTATTTCTAGTGACACATTACCGGCCTGTGAAGTATTTCGCTTGGGTGAAAACATATCATTTCCGTTAGATGAAAGTGGTCAACGCACGGCCATGATCCATCATGCGCTTCAGGATACTGATTTCGAGCCACTACTGCCGGGTATGCCGATGTTTAGAACGTTTGATGGACATGACATTGTGTGGGAAGGCGAAAGTGAAACCTACCCACACTTTATTAATGAAGCGGCGTACTTCAAGTTAGACGTTGCCTTTGCAACTGCACAGCGTATTACCCTGTAA
- the mutT gene encoding 8-oxo-dGTP diphosphatase MutT has product MKVVHVAVGVIARGDNIFITLRHDHLHQGGKWEFPGGKVEQGESVQEALARELLEEIGIQVLKSEPVIVINHDYGDKVVKLDVHRVTDFSGEPHGKEGQSARWVALDALQAQDFPAANVPIIKALQT; this is encoded by the coding sequence ATGAAAGTGGTACATGTTGCCGTGGGTGTTATTGCTCGCGGCGATAATATTTTTATCACGCTTCGTCACGACCATCTTCATCAAGGTGGTAAATGGGAGTTCCCTGGTGGCAAAGTAGAGCAGGGCGAAAGTGTGCAAGAGGCACTCGCGCGCGAGCTACTCGAAGAAATAGGCATTCAAGTACTGAAAAGTGAGCCTGTTATTGTGATTAACCATGACTACGGCGATAAAGTCGTTAAGTTAGATGTACATCGGGTAACTGACTTCTCAGGTGAGCCGCATGGGAAAGAAGGCCAGTCTGCTCGATGGGTTGCCTTGGATGCGCTACAAGCACAAGACTTTCCAGCGGCCAATGTACCCATTATAAAAGCGCTACAAACGTAA
- the ftsA gene encoding cell division protein FtsA, translating to MSKPAERNLIVGLDIGTSQVKAVVGELLEDDQISIVGVGTHASKGMDKGGVNDLNLVVKSVQRAVNEMELMADCRVSSVFMSISGRHVKCQNENGMVPINNQEVTQEDVDNVIHAARSVPIAAERRLLHVLPQEFTIDVQEGIKNPIGMSGVRMEADAHIITCADDMAKNMVKCVERCELNADQLIFSALASSYAVLTDDERELGVCVVDIGGGTMDMVIYTDGAIRHTAVIPVAGNQITSDIAKIFRTPISNAEEIKVNYACALKDMVSMEDSIEVPSVGGRPARVMSRHTLAEVIEPRYQELFELVHDEIRASGLEEQIAAGLVLTGGTAKMEGAVEFAEELFQMPVRVGKPINVKGLSEYVDDAGFATVVGLLQYGKVQSDNKKSSTQKPGESLFQRVQSWFKGEF from the coding sequence ATGTCAAAACCTGCTGAACGCAATTTGATTGTAGGACTAGATATCGGCACCAGCCAAGTGAAGGCTGTTGTGGGCGAACTGCTAGAAGATGATCAAATCAGTATCGTTGGCGTGGGCACCCATGCGTCAAAAGGCATGGACAAGGGCGGCGTTAACGATTTGAACTTGGTGGTTAAGTCGGTACAACGTGCAGTGAACGAGATGGAGTTAATGGCAGATTGCCGTGTGTCTTCAGTTTTCATGTCTATCTCGGGACGTCACGTAAAATGCCAAAATGAAAATGGCATGGTGCCAATTAATAACCAAGAAGTAACACAAGAAGATGTAGATAATGTGATTCATGCAGCGCGTAGTGTACCTATAGCTGCTGAGCGACGTTTACTACATGTTTTACCACAGGAATTTACTATTGACGTACAAGAGGGAATTAAAAACCCGATTGGCATGTCAGGCGTAAGAATGGAAGCGGATGCACACATTATTACGTGCGCAGATGATATGGCAAAAAATATGGTTAAGTGCGTTGAGCGTTGTGAGCTTAATGCCGATCAGCTTATTTTCTCAGCCCTAGCATCTAGCTATGCCGTGTTGACTGATGACGAGCGCGAGCTTGGTGTCTGCGTAGTCGACATTGGTGGCGGTACGATGGATATGGTGATTTACACTGATGGTGCAATTCGTCATACGGCCGTAATTCCTGTTGCAGGTAATCAAATTACCAGCGATATTGCTAAGATCTTTAGAACGCCTATCAGCAATGCTGAAGAAATTAAGGTGAATTACGCCTGTGCATTGAAAGATATGGTAAGTATGGAAGACAGCATTGAAGTGCCGAGTGTGGGCGGACGCCCTGCTCGAGTGATGTCTCGTCATACATTGGCTGAGGTCATTGAACCTCGTTACCAAGAGCTTTTTGAACTGGTACACGATGAAATTCGTGCCAGTGGTCTGGAAGAGCAAATTGCTGCGGGCCTCGTGCTCACAGGCGGCACTGCAAAAATGGAAGGTGCTGTAGAATTTGCTGAGGAACTTTTCCAGATGCCCGTGCGCGTGGGCAAACCCATCAACGTAAAAGGCTTGTCTGAATACGTTGATGATGCCGGCTTTGCAACAGTTGTAGGACTGCTGCAATATGGCAAAGTACAATCTGATAATAAGAAATCCAGTACGCAGAAACCCGGTGAAAGCTTATTTCAACGAGTGCAAAGCTGGTTTAAAGGTGAATTTTAA
- a CDS encoding NADH:flavin oxidoreductase/NADH oxidase family protein yields MSSNVFTPFTLPNGQTIKNRLAKAAMEENMAQANQLPGDALFRLYRAWAEGGVGLIITGNVMVDHLAMTGPGGLALEAHTPLAPFQQLAKEAKRNNTRLWMQINHPGRQVFAKMGGKVLSPSDIPLNMGKHSHLFGQPKAMTETEINDVVSRFVTTASRAKQAGYDGVQIHAAHGYLLAQFLSPLTNKRKDEWGGSLENRARLLLTIVQQVREQCGKDFDVAVKLNSADFQRGGFDVDDARDVVGMLAQHNVDLVELSGGSYEAPAMQGRTADDRTLAREAYFLTFAEQIASTTTIPIMTTGGIRKLAVAQQVIQSGVDMVGIASALALTPDLPNQWRASPDTLGVIPVVDWKDKTLSGLATMAQVKRQLRRVGNGKRPSQNTNPIISLILDQLRSAKLTKRYRKQYADEVQ; encoded by the coding sequence ATGTCATCAAATGTTTTTACCCCGTTTACCTTGCCCAATGGGCAAACCATTAAAAATCGGCTCGCAAAGGCCGCTATGGAAGAAAATATGGCCCAGGCTAATCAATTGCCAGGCGACGCACTTTTTCGGTTATATCGCGCCTGGGCTGAAGGTGGTGTCGGCCTTATCATTACCGGCAACGTGATGGTCGATCATTTAGCGATGACCGGCCCAGGAGGACTTGCACTTGAAGCTCACACACCGCTAGCACCATTTCAGCAGTTAGCGAAGGAGGCCAAGCGCAATAATACGCGTTTGTGGATGCAGATAAACCATCCGGGTCGACAGGTCTTTGCCAAAATGGGAGGTAAGGTACTTTCTCCTTCTGACATTCCACTCAATATGGGTAAGCACTCTCACCTATTCGGTCAACCAAAAGCTATGACAGAAACCGAAATTAATGATGTGGTGAGTCGATTTGTTACTACGGCCTCACGGGCCAAACAAGCGGGTTATGACGGCGTTCAAATACATGCAGCACACGGATACTTACTCGCGCAATTTTTGTCTCCTCTGACAAACAAACGTAAAGATGAATGGGGTGGCAGTCTTGAAAACCGTGCTCGTCTGTTACTCACCATTGTTCAGCAAGTGCGCGAGCAATGCGGCAAAGACTTTGATGTGGCTGTAAAGTTAAACTCAGCAGATTTTCAACGTGGCGGGTTTGACGTAGATGATGCCCGTGACGTTGTTGGCATGCTGGCACAGCACAATGTAGATCTTGTTGAGCTTTCCGGTGGAAGCTATGAGGCGCCAGCGATGCAAGGAAGAACAGCTGATGATAGAACACTCGCGCGAGAAGCGTATTTTTTAACTTTTGCTGAGCAAATAGCAAGTACCACGACCATTCCCATTATGACTACAGGAGGTATTCGTAAACTCGCAGTAGCACAGCAAGTGATTCAAAGTGGTGTAGATATGGTTGGTATTGCGTCTGCACTGGCATTAACCCCTGATCTACCTAACCAATGGCGAGCTTCGCCAGATACATTGGGTGTTATTCCGGTTGTAGATTGGAAAGACAAAACACTTTCTGGCCTTGCGACTATGGCACAAGTAAAGCGCCAACTACGCCGTGTTGGAAACGGAAAACGGCCTTCTCAAAATACAAACCCAATAATTTCGCTGATACTCGATCAGTTGCGCAGTGCCAAACTTACCAAGCGATACCGCAAACAGTACGCCGATGAAGTACAATAA
- a CDS encoding cell division protein FtsQ/DivIB — MTEPNTEQGAANLAAPKKSKRAMWSGVAFLGLVLAGLVFGGMKANQYLYDEQQMPVQVIDFSGDYQHIDIAKLERLIRKAQPGSFFALDVNEVFELVESQSWVYRASVRKKWPNTLKIYLVEQQPVAKWNEDLLLNPYGDTFNDEGVELQLPRLYGPGGSEKTALEGYNAMHALITTTDMAIDELSLSERFAWQVQLKNGIKLNLGRQEFIDRLQRFIDVYPLLAQQEKAVKYVDLRYDTGVAVGWNDDNTTDEES; from the coding sequence ATGACTGAACCAAATACTGAGCAAGGTGCCGCTAACTTAGCAGCACCTAAAAAGAGCAAAAGAGCCATGTGGAGCGGCGTCGCCTTCTTGGGCTTGGTGCTGGCAGGTTTAGTCTTTGGTGGCATGAAAGCTAACCAGTATTTGTACGATGAGCAACAAATGCCGGTGCAAGTGATCGATTTTTCTGGTGATTATCAGCATATCGACATTGCAAAGCTCGAGCGATTAATTCGTAAAGCGCAACCCGGAAGTTTTTTTGCGCTTGACGTTAACGAAGTATTTGAACTCGTTGAATCACAGTCTTGGGTTTACCGTGCTTCGGTTCGAAAAAAGTGGCCGAACACACTGAAAATTTATTTGGTTGAACAACAACCTGTTGCCAAGTGGAACGAAGATTTGTTGCTTAACCCCTACGGCGATACGTTTAACGATGAAGGGGTTGAGTTGCAATTACCTAGGTTATATGGCCCGGGCGGCAGCGAAAAAACGGCACTTGAAGGTTACAATGCCATGCATGCGTTGATAACAACAACGGATATGGCCATTGATGAGTTAAGCCTAAGCGAGCGATTTGCTTGGCAAGTGCAGTTAAAGAACGGTATAAAATTGAATTTGGGGCGCCAAGAGTTTATCGATAGATTACAACGCTTTATCGATGTTTATCCGCTGTTGGCGCAGCAAGAGAAGGCGGTGAAATACGTCGACCTTCGCTATGACACGGGTGTTGCCGTTGGTTGGAACGATGACAACACCACAGATGAAGAGAGTTAA
- the secA gene encoding preprotein translocase subunit SecA, producing the protein MFSSILRKVFGSRNDRLLKKLRKNVDAINALEAEYEKLSDEALKAKTDEFKARLEKGETLDDILNDAFATVREASKRVYGMRHFDVQMLGGQVLHEGKISEMRTGEGKTLTATLPTYLNALSGKGVHVVTVNDYLARRDAEWSNQLFTFLGMRVGCNVPGMSPEQKRDAYQADVTYGTNNEFGFDYLRDNMAFSPQDRVQRPLNFAVVDEVDSILIDEARTPLIISGQAEDSSELYRRINLVIPKLVQQEKEDEEGQEGDGDYTIDLKAKQIHLTERGQIHVEEILHQEGILPEGESLFAAGNISLLHHINAALRAHKLFSKDVDYIVKDEQIVIVDEHTGRTMEGRRWSEGLHQAVEAKEGVRIQNENQTLASITFQNYFRLYNKLAGMTGTADTEAFEFNHIYGLETVVIPTNKPMQRKDMADLIYLTAEEKYEAIVEDIKACVKRGQPTLVGTVSIENSELISRILKKEKIPHKVLNAKFHEQEADIVAQAGKPGAVTIATNMAGRGTDIVLGGNWQAELEKIENPTEAQIEKVKAAWKESHDAVLASGGLHIIGTERHESRRIDNQLRGRSGRQGDPGSSRFYLSLDDALMRIFASEKMGNMMKRLGMERGEAIEHPWVTRAIENAQRKVEGRNFDIRKQLLEYDDVANDQRKVIYEQRNELLDEGDISETIAAIREDVISGVVDEYIPPQSLEEMWDVKGLEERLKADFATDLPLQSWLENDDKLYEEKLRERILDEVVNAYKAKEAVVGADVLRQFEKAVMLQNLDSHWKEHLAAMDHLRQGIHLRGYAQKNPKQEYKRESFELFSQMLEALKVEVITILARVKVQAEEDVQKVEEQRRQADDVPKNFEHEEATATPEQASDKVRTQVREGAKVGRNDPCPCGSGKKYKQCHGKLK; encoded by the coding sequence ATGTTTTCAAGCATCCTTCGAAAAGTATTCGGTAGTAGAAACGACCGATTATTAAAAAAATTACGCAAGAACGTAGATGCCATCAATGCACTGGAAGCAGAGTATGAAAAGCTTTCTGATGAGGCGCTAAAAGCGAAGACCGACGAGTTTAAAGCACGCCTAGAGAAAGGTGAGACGTTAGACGATATTTTGAACGACGCCTTTGCAACGGTGCGCGAAGCGAGTAAGCGTGTATATGGTATGCGCCACTTTGACGTGCAAATGCTAGGTGGTCAGGTACTTCACGAAGGTAAAATTTCGGAAATGCGCACCGGTGAGGGTAAAACGTTAACGGCAACGCTCCCCACTTACTTAAACGCGCTATCGGGCAAAGGTGTTCACGTAGTTACTGTGAACGATTATCTTGCGCGCCGAGATGCCGAGTGGAGTAACCAGTTATTCACTTTCCTGGGGATGCGTGTTGGCTGTAACGTACCTGGTATGTCACCTGAACAAAAACGTGATGCGTACCAAGCTGATGTAACGTACGGTACCAATAACGAATTTGGTTTTGACTATCTGCGCGATAACATGGCATTTAGTCCACAAGATCGCGTTCAGCGACCACTTAACTTTGCTGTAGTGGATGAAGTTGACTCTATCTTGATTGATGAGGCGCGTACGCCGCTAATTATCTCTGGTCAAGCCGAGGATAGTTCGGAGCTATACCGTCGAATTAATTTAGTTATTCCTAAATTGGTTCAGCAAGAAAAAGAAGACGAAGAAGGTCAAGAAGGTGATGGCGATTACACAATCGACCTAAAAGCCAAGCAAATTCACTTAACAGAACGTGGCCAAATTCACGTTGAAGAAATTCTTCACCAAGAAGGTATTTTACCTGAAGGCGAGTCTTTGTTTGCCGCCGGCAACATCTCATTGCTTCACCACATTAATGCGGCACTGCGCGCACATAAACTGTTCTCTAAAGATGTGGATTACATCGTTAAAGACGAGCAAATTGTTATTGTCGACGAGCACACTGGTCGTACGATGGAAGGCCGCCGTTGGTCTGAAGGTTTGCACCAAGCGGTAGAAGCGAAAGAAGGCGTTCGCATTCAAAATGAGAACCAGACCTTGGCGTCAATTACGTTCCAAAACTACTTCCGCTTGTACAACAAGCTAGCGGGTATGACAGGTACGGCAGATACAGAAGCGTTTGAGTTTAACCACATTTACGGTCTAGAAACTGTGGTTATTCCAACGAATAAGCCAATGCAGCGTAAAGATATGGCTGACCTTATCTACCTGACGGCAGAAGAAAAGTACGAAGCTATCGTTGAAGACATTAAAGCGTGTGTGAAGCGTGGGCAACCAACGCTTGTAGGTACTGTGTCGATTGAAAACTCAGAGCTTATTTCTCGCATTCTTAAGAAAGAAAAAATTCCGCACAAAGTACTTAATGCTAAGTTCCACGAACAGGAAGCGGACATTGTTGCGCAAGCTGGTAAGCCGGGTGCGGTAACTATTGCTACCAATATGGCCGGTCGTGGTACTGATATCGTACTTGGTGGTAATTGGCAGGCAGAGCTTGAAAAAATTGAAAACCCAACTGAAGCGCAAATTGAAAAAGTAAAAGCAGCATGGAAAGAAAGCCATGATGCAGTACTTGCTTCAGGTGGCTTACACATTATTGGTACTGAACGTCACGAATCTCGTCGTATCGATAACCAGTTACGTGGTCGTTCTGGCCGTCAAGGTGACCCTGGTTCAAGCCGCTTCTATTTATCGCTTGACGATGCACTAATGCGTATCTTTGCCTCTGAAAAAATGGGCAATATGATGAAGCGTTTGGGCATGGAGCGTGGTGAGGCGATTGAGCACCCATGGGTGACTCGTGCTATTGAAAATGCCCAGCGTAAAGTTGAAGGTCGTAACTTTGATATTCGTAAACAACTACTTGAGTACGATGATGTTGCAAACGACCAGCGTAAAGTTATTTACGAACAGCGTAATGAGCTACTCGATGAAGGCGATATCAGCGAAACCATCGCCGCTATTCGCGAAGATGTAATCTCAGGCGTTGTAGATGAGTATATTCCGCCTCAGTCACTAGAAGAAATGTGGGATGTTAAAGGGTTAGAAGAGCGCCTTAAGGCCGATTTTGCCACGGATCTCCCGCTACAATCATGGCTAGAAAACGACGACAAGCTATATGAAGAAAAGCTACGCGAACGTATTCTTGATGAGGTTGTTAATGCATACAAAGCCAAAGAGGCGGTTGTGGGTGCAGACGTGCTTCGTCAGTTTGAAAAAGCGGTTATGCTTCAAAACCTAGACAGCCACTGGAAAGAGCATTTGGCTGCGATGGACCACTTGCGTCAAGGTATTCACTTGCGTGGCTATGCACAGAAAAACCCTAAGCAAGAATACAAGCGCGAGTCGTTTGAGTTATTCTCTCAAATGCTTGAAGCTCTGAAGGTTGAAGTTATTACTATTTTGGCCCGAGTAAAAGTACAAGCGGAAGAAGATGTTCAAAAAGTGGAAGAGCAGCGTCGTCAAGCAGACGATGTGCCTAAGAACTTTGAGCATGAAGAAGCTACTGCAACACCAGAGCAGGCCAGCGATAAAGTTCGTACACAAGTTCGCGAAGGCGCTAAAGTGGGCCGTAACGACCCATGTCCGTGTGGCTCTGGCAAAAAGTACAAGCAGTGTCACGGTAAGCTGAAATAA
- the ftsZ gene encoding cell division protein FtsZ, which yields MFELMDSHGEEAVIKVIGVGGGGGNAVEHMVSQSIEGVEFIAVNTDAQVLRSSSADVTLQIGSSVTKGLGAGADPNIGREAAQEDRETIRQALDGADMVFITAGMGGGTGTGAAPEVAKIAREMGILTVAVVTKPFPFEGKKRTSFAEQGIVELANNVDSLITIPNEKLLKVMGPGTPLLQAFSAANDVLRGAVQGIAELITRPGLINVDFADVRTVMSEMGKAMMGSGAASGPDRAEEAAESAIASPLLEDIDLSGARGILVNITAGPDFAIDEFETVGNAVKAFASENATVVVGTVIDMEMTDELRVTVVATGIGAERKPDISLVSSEGSRLTQSAKEYGSTQTSEPRSAVGGTEGNQALKADDSAQPDNDLEYLDIPAFLRKQAD from the coding sequence ATGTTCGAATTAATGGATAGTCACGGCGAAGAAGCCGTAATCAAAGTCATCGGTGTCGGTGGCGGCGGCGGCAATGCAGTTGAGCACATGGTGTCTCAAAGCATTGAAGGCGTAGAATTTATCGCAGTTAACACCGATGCACAGGTGCTTCGCAGCTCAAGTGCAGACGTAACACTTCAAATTGGTTCAAGTGTTACAAAAGGGTTAGGTGCAGGTGCTGATCCGAATATTGGTCGTGAAGCAGCACAAGAAGACAGAGAAACCATTCGCCAGGCATTAGACGGCGCTGATATGGTTTTCATCACTGCCGGTATGGGCGGTGGTACGGGTACGGGCGCTGCGCCAGAAGTGGCAAAAATTGCACGCGAAATGGGTATTCTTACTGTAGCAGTAGTGACCAAACCGTTCCCATTTGAAGGTAAAAAGCGTACCTCTTTTGCAGAGCAGGGCATTGTTGAACTTGCGAACAACGTAGACTCGCTCATCACCATCCCTAATGAAAAGCTGCTTAAAGTGATGGGCCCAGGCACACCACTACTTCAAGCTTTCAGTGCAGCGAACGATGTACTACGCGGCGCTGTTCAGGGGATTGCAGAGCTTATTACACGTCCTGGTCTTATCAACGTTGACTTTGCTGACGTACGTACTGTTATGTCTGAAATGGGTAAAGCAATGATGGGTAGTGGCGCGGCAAGCGGTCCAGACCGTGCTGAAGAAGCAGCAGAATCAGCCATTGCAAGTCCATTACTTGAAGATATCGATTTGTCAGGTGCGCGCGGTATTCTCGTGAATATCACAGCAGGCCCAGACTTCGCTATTGACGAGTTTGAGACAGTAGGTAACGCGGTTAAAGCTTTTGCTTCTGAAAACGCAACGGTTGTAGTCGGTACGGTTATTGATATGGAAATGACTGACGAACTACGCGTAACAGTTGTGGCAACAGGTATTGGTGCAGAGCGTAAGCCTGATATCTCACTGGTGAGTTCTGAAGGTTCTCGTTTGACTCAAAGCGCCAAAGAGTACGGCAGCACGCAAACAAGCGAGCCGCGTTCTGCAGTGGGTGGCACTGAGGGCAACCAAGCGCTAAAAGCTGATGACAGTGCGCAACCTGACAACGACCTAGAGTATCTTGATATTCCAGCGTTCTTGCGTAAACAGGCAGACTAA